The sequence below is a genomic window from Buteo buteo chromosome 26, bButBut1.hap1.1, whole genome shotgun sequence.
GCCATTTACAGGCTTTTTCTGTCACTAACTCTTGCCCtaactttgtttttaagattaaacAGCAccttctgaattttatttcccCAGCTGAGGAAAGATTatagatttaattttcaaaaagtgCATCTCACGCTGCCTTCTGAACAGCATACCATTTTAAGATGTCTTAACACTGGGAACTGAAATTTGTCAGTGACCTCTAAAAGAAGCCACTTATACAGCCTGGAACAAAACACTGTAGATCCTTTCAAACTCATGTGATTGCAAGGTAGTGACTTTTCCATAACCCACATCAGATTCTATGATAAACTCAGCTTCTTCGTGGAAAAttgcgcgcacacacacacacacacaaaatactgTAACTGATGAGAAGATAGTATCAAACCAGCAATTTATTGTGTAGTAAACACCCACATCCTGAACTCTCTCTTATCTCTACTATATCAGCTCAGCACTAATTAACACACTGTAGGAATCCATCGCTACatgggagagaagcagcaggcaggataACATACAAGGACACAAGCAACTGAATATGTTTCAGAGCCATTGCATTTTTTTGGGAGGATACCCTGGGCTCCAGcccccagggcagggacaggtcATGCTTTACTtagtcctcctcctccccatatCATCCCTATAAGCAGCAGCATAGCCATGTTGCAAATTGTACAGTTTGCAGGGGTAGTAGTCCTCACAGTTCTCCCTCTGATGTTCCCGGGCCGCCTTATGACGCTCCCTGATCCTGCAAAAGTAGGAGAGATGATGGGTAAGTGCTGTCATCTTAAATATCTGTCTACGGCCCCTTCCTGCCCCACAACTCCCCACCAGGATTAAGGGGCCATCACCAGATTCCATCATCCAGCTACAAAGATCTTGGCACACCAACTTCTGTATTCACCGCACCCAGGGGAGCGATCTGACTACAGCAGGAATGTTTTGCGTCCTCAGGTCTGAGGACTAGAACAAGATCTCAAACCGAGCTTCCTTTCTGGCCATCCCACACTGATGCCCTCTCCTTCTGTTGGCATTTCCTTCAGACAAATTAAGCAGAGCCCTCCCAGCACGTGACATGTCCTCAAAGCCAAGGACTTGCTCTGTGCTGTCCGTGTTCTGGCTTCTCCCAGGGTTGGGGACTTCACAGGCACCTCACATTGAGAGAGGGACTGAGACTTCTCAGAAGTCACCATGGCTGCCACCCCTGGTACCAGCCTGTGCATGGCAAGGAGGGACCTCTCCCACTCCCACCCTCGGCGTCCTGAGGCCATAACATACCTCTCCTGAAAGATGCCTCTTAGCCTTGCATCAGGCTGCATGAAGTCATTAGCTCTGCGCCTGTTGATGAAGGGATCTGAGAAGGCAAGAGGTTGTTCAGATTAGATAGACACTTCTTCAAGGCCAAGTTTCAACAAAAGCTAGCTTCCGCATTTATAACAGCCTCCTCGTCTGCCCTCCCACACACAGTGAAAACCAGGACCTTTTAACATTCCCTGCTGTCCACCCTGCTGGTTCATGCACAGGCTCTCCCTCAGGCTTGCACAGCCTGTACGAAGTGTACATGCTGCTCTAGCTCTGCTGTTATTCAAACCACCCGGGGTAAAGCTACCATGATTTTGCTGCCGCAGCCCCTCTGCATGAGTGGAGCTTGGCCAAGAGGTAGATGCCAAGCTGCGCAGACCGCAGGAGGTCTGGGCATGCTCAGCAGAATTAGCAGAATACTGAAATTATAGGTAAAACCAGGGAGGGCCTCAATAAGTCTACCTGCCTCCAAGGTTAGGCAGTCACTGAGCAGTCTGTGTGGCAGTTTTGGACTGAGGTGCCTGAAGGTCCCTTCTGTCCTTTTTGAGAAACATCACAGTCCTATTGCAGAGTTCAGGAGTCTGTGGAAGTCTTTGGCATTGGCTCGCACATGTGCCTTTGTGCTTCTGACTAGCTGCTTGTGAATTCCCTCTCCCTAATGgtctaatttctttttagtttcaAACCATCTGTTCTCTAACCTCTCCAGGTTATTGCTTCCATGGTGAGACCCTCCACcctttcctgcttctcctgTAACACTAACTCTCTCTTCCAGACCAAGGATCCCTCCTGCCCACACATCCCACCTGCTTCTTCCAAGATGCTAGAAGTAAGGCTCTCCCTGTCCTTGGGGAAGTACAAATCATGTCACTGGCTTCTGCAGTACCTCTTTCTGTGCTCACAGAGCTTTTTGAGCAATGTCTTTTTTAGTGCCACTTAACCTGTTTTAGGTGGATGCAGCAGGGATCTAAGTTCATGATTCTTTGTTTTCCAATTCCCATTATactctttgcaaaacaaattgGTATGCACTTGTGCCCAAACATGTgaagttgtgggtttttttaactcacTTCCCATTCATCCTGCAACTCCATCACCCACTAAATTAAATTTCCCTGGCCTGAGTGGTTCTGCCTATTTACTCTCCACAGTCAAGTACAAGGCAATGGTCTTGGAGATGTCTGTAGCACACTTGAAATTCAAGAAAATAGTAAAGCAGTCTCTTACTGAGATACTCATGGGATTCGATGCTCTCATGGGActctggggaaagaaagagtaaaacaTGTGATAAGACATTGTATTGATGGGATTCACAGACTTCCACACACCACAGATCAATAGAAAATGcacacagaaagcagagaagccaggTTTTAAGGCACCTgtttaaaaggaagagaaagggatcAGTGGCATGACCTAGCACTTATATGAGGAGTTCAGGCTGTTCAGGAGTTTAGAATGAAGCAACCTGGTATCTTAGCCAGGACTTCAAGGCTTGTGCTTGGTCTTCCAGTGTGTGATTCTCAAGCACAATTCCTCACCTTCATGTTCCTGACACTACAGTGGATATGATACCTCGTACCTTCAAAGCCTGCATGTGCGCTAAGGGAATGGATTAGCAGTGAGATGTGTTTGACTCTTGCTGTTTCATACAGCATCTTAATTCCCACAGTATGGAACTGTGTGCCTGACAAGAAAAGGGAGCTGGTAttacaaaagagaaagggaaatctCCCCATTAACAAGTAAGAGTTAAGAATAAGAACTCTTATTGTAGTCCGGACAACAGTCCAGAAAGAGGAGCAGCCTGAGAGGTGAGCTGGAACAGAGAGGAAGGGGCTGAAGCATCCTGGACCACAAATCACAATGACTGAAGCTGCCAGCTCTGGAGCAGGACTAGGAGGGTCTGACACAAGGGCAGAAAAGCTGGCAAGGGATCAAGTTAAGGGGAAAGAAGACACAAAGCCacaaagctgaataaaaaaCATCTGAACAGACCCAAAAATGTCTGCAGGTTTGGAGGTATCTCTCTACCCAGTAAAAAAGGTCACCTACCATAGCAAGTAGCAGCCATCACGAAGACAGCCAGGAGCATAAGGATGATGAGAGTGCGCATTGTGCCAGTGCAGGGAGGAATCTTTCACTCTGTCTCTCTCGCTGTGTCTCGCTTTCTTCCCACTGAGGGCAGCTGGAGATCCTGGGCCGCCTGCAAAATCAGCAGTGGAATGTTTATTATGAAAACAGAGCCAGGAGGGGGCCCATGAAAGAGCCTGGGGAAGGCAACGGCTGGCTGGTACACACTTTTTATGGAGCCATTACAAAACATCCTCTATTAGCAGATTGAATCAGGTTTCGGGAAAGAGGGGGCATgcccccttcctctcccagtTCAGGGCTGGGGGCCATAATTCACAGGCAAGCATGTCGCTAGCACTCCATGCTCAGAAAAGCTGGCCTGCGCAAGTGGAAGGAATTTCAGGGGCTGCCGGGGGACCAGAGGGAGAGGTGGATGCTGATCCCAAATGTAAAtgtttgcctttctaatttttccTCTGATCTGCCCTCTTTGCCCTCGCCATCCTCTGTCTGGATACACCCAGCCCAGTCTGTTCTGTCAACTTTGCCAACAGAGACATGAAGAATGAGGCTTCAAACACTCCCTCCCCACTCGacccccctccctccagctgGCCCCcacttcagtcccagcctgccaGTCATCAGAGGAGGAATCCAACCCTACtgtcccttcccctctcctatTTTACCGCTCCAGGAGTGACAAGCAGCAACCTAGAAGAATCCCTTCTGCTGGAGGGATCATGATTTTTGCATCGAGATTACAGCAGCACCCAGAACTCTATCTCTGCAGGTCCTCACTGTGGTCCTACCCCTACATTCCTGTTCCAGCCCAAGCGACAACATCTTGGGGAAGGCAGAGGTAACCATATCTCCCAGGACTGCTGCCTCTCTGGTCTAGCACTAGTAGTCCTTGCACCAAAGTCAGGTGTTAGCGGAAGGCTTTTCAGGCGGGATGAATCTCCCAGGCCAGTAGTCTCTGGGAGCATTACCTCACCTTCTAGCACCCAAAGGGCTTGCCTGGGACCGATGTCATGGACAGCAGCGATGGACAAAAGATGGGGCGTTCCCCTCTTCAGCTCTGTGGTACAGTAGGAGGgagtaaaagaagaaaggagttACAGAGATGGCCATCCCTGCTCAGTGAAAAGCAAAGGGGAGTAGTTTGCTAGAGGCAAGACAGGAGGGAAGGTCGGTACCCATCGCCTACCAGCCATCCCCCatggcagtgctggggctgggaccaTGCACACTGCCTGGGGATGAGCCTAGGGAACAGCAACCACAGTTATGTCTGATCCAAGCTGTGGTGACCACCTGTTTTGTCCATATGTACACACAGGCGTCAGGATTTCTCACTCACAGGGTGCTGTCTGAGTGCACTCTGGGTGCAGACCATTCCCCCCAAGCCACTGTGGTGGTGTCACTGCTGTCACCTGCAGAGGCTGGACTGGGGAACCACGCTGCAGGTGACACAGCCAAGAACTACAGGGACAGCTAGCCAGAGCCTAACACTTCCCCAACGGGGAGTAAAACTTCAGTGGAACAAGATTACTCTGGGCTTTACAACTTACCCTTCCAATGAAAAATTCATGGGCCTTGCCTGAAACTTGTGGTCTCTGGGAGAGAAACTGAACAGGGCCTTCAACTTCAGACCAAAGAGaaagaattgcttttcttccccattaTCCCAGCCATGCGGAGAGCAGCTGAGTCCTGCACCATCAATGCCCCCCAGACCATCCACCTCCTGCCTGTTCAACACTCAGCCTGAGATGAGGAGGAAAACTAGGTTGTGCTGGGGCAAAAGCCAGAAGTATGCTATAGACCCAAGGTCAGAGGAGAACTGAGACTTTTCTGCCTTCCCTCCGTGGCCTGCCACTCTGGTCTCTTTAAAGGATTTCTCTGTTCTGGGATTGTTTGCATTCCTTCGAGCCCACGGTTTTGGAGTTAGTGTTGAATGTGGATTTTATAGGTTTCCTGAATGTCATGTACACTCTGGGAGCCCATGGGAGCTGCCAAGAAAGGGAAGCTtgagggagaggctggaggagaaagCACAGCAGTAAAGCACTGGggcacagagaggaagatgCTGGGAGTACTTTGGAAGGAAGGTGAGACTGCGCAGTGGGAAACTCCAACACACTTTCCAGCCAAACCCTCTTTATTTATCTGTCTTCAGTAAGTGCAGAGCACTCTGCTCCCTGGAAGACTCTGCTCCCATTTCAGAGGGCTCTCATCCCAGAATGCCTGGAGCATCCCTTGCCATCAACCACAGGAGAAGAGCCACAAACACCACTTTAACCcaagtctttcatttttcaccACAGAGGCAATGTATTTTCCAAGGGATGAATGAACATGCCAGCTGCACAGCCCTATACCAACAAAACTCCTTCGGGGAACACTTTTCCTTGCAAAAGTACATCTCCTTTACTCCCCCCACACTCCATACTTCTCCAGCacacctctcccctccccagcatcaGTGGGCTGCCCCAGAGGTAACACCATGCAGCACAGTGAACCCAATACCCCTGCTTTCTAGCAGCATCCACTagttagaaatacagaaagaggAGCTAAGATGAATTGCCTGCAAATGCCAGGGAAATCTCCGCAGTCCCCCAAATAAAGGGGAGATCAGAAAAGCAGTCCTCTGACCTGTCTCCTGCTGGAGAGGAGAATCACAATGTTATGCACGCCATAGCAACCACTCCTAACACTTTGCAGCTGTGAAGCACCAACAAGGCATTAATAATGAGCAGCTGTCCAGGAAAAGCAAGGTAGTCCCTGCATACTCACTAAGACGTTGCTTCCCTGTCAGCCTGCAGCTCTTGTCTGAGGGGGCAGCTCTCACAGTGTCCTGGACCCAGGACTGAAGAAGATGGGCCTTTTATTTATTAGCATGGATCAGTGACTCCTCCCATCTTCTGTCTCCCACCCTCGATCCACCCCCAGGCCACCACCTTCTCCGTCAAAAACACCTTCTTCCCACAGCCGGGAAACGAACAGCCTCAAGGAACTGGAGccaagagggagaggagggagccagAGCAGACAccaggggctggtgggggcaCAGCCACAGCCAGGCTGCTTTTCTGTGCCCAGGAGCAGTGAGTGGGCAGAGGTCTGAGGACAAGCTCCAGTCTCCCTCCTTGCAGCAAGACCCCCCCCTCTTCCACCCCCTCCTTCCCTGGCCCTGCTCTAACTAGAGCCatgctgctggccagggcaCCTGTTCTGCCATGGGGAGGAGGACAGGCCCCTTCTCCCATCTcctttcatgctgcttttgcaactCTCTGATTCCCTGCTTAATGGCAGGCTAATGTCAGATTGAAAACTCACATAACAAAGGTGTCTGCTTTTGGAGGCACTTCTGAAACCTCCAAAAGTGACAAACCCTATGAGGCAAAGAGCTGGTTTACACAAACCCAGGCTCCCGAGGTGCCCCTCACTGCTCACACCAGACCCACAACAGTGCTGGACAACACATCAGACAACCCAGGACGTGTGCTTGCTGGACTGGGCTACTGGGCTTCTGGCCCTGCCTGCATCCGAGCCAACAGCACACGTGCACCACGCTGGGATGCTGAACCCGTGTGAGCAGCaacccacagcagcacttcCTCGCTCAGCAGAGATCCACGCCTGTTGCATGCTCAGTGTGGGTGCTGGCAGGTCCAGTCCTTAAGTAAGGGTAGGCACAGCCTGAGGGACTGAGCTCAGCAGAGGTGAGATGGAGAGGATGAGCAGCTGCAGAATCAGTGGCTCAGGAggttaagaaagaaaacccatcACATCTATTCACTAACAAAAAAGCTGGCGAGTATGGCTTGTCTGGTCCAGAAAAAGATCAAGTGTGGCCTGACTTACAGCCTTggttgcaaaatgaaaataacagcatAACCGTGGAGTTAAAGAACACCAAATGATTGGGGCAGAGGTGGGATTTGCTGCACTTTTATAGGACACCTTGTCATCTTACAGCATTTTTGACCTATGTACTTTTGCCTGGTTCCCAAAGAAGAGTGAGGGGCTCCTGTCCAAGGGTGGGATCTTTAGCTCCTACAGTGCTCAACAAATCTGGGGAAAGTTCAGACCTACCTGTGGCAACAAGGTGCCATGTTACGTGTGTCCTTGTACAAGGAGCTCTTGGCCCTGAGAGCCTGAGAATAGCAACCTTGAGCTGTCCTCAAGGTATAGGGCGCATAGTCATGAGACACTTTTGAAAAGCAGGGCAAACAGGAGGTCATTTCTTGCCCTTTTCTAGCACCCTTCAGGGACAGCTGAATATTGAGCCCTGTGACATGCTGAACCCTGAAAGAAATCAGGACCCAGATCTAGTCATCCTCATCTACCTAGATATTGGAAAAGCTTTGGCCCCAGTGCCACCTGGCAAGTTTTCAGTTAGGTTGGAGAAAATGGGCATTAAAGCCATAACTGTGAGATGGTAAGGAACCAGAAAAATGGGGCAGAAGCTTGAGCAATGGAAAGGAGAAATGTTGAGAAATTACTAATTGAATTTCCCGTGGGACTAGTTTTACTGAATATTTCCATTAACGACTGGCTTAAAAAGGGAATACTTGTTGAGAAAGTTTGTTGataacagaaagcaagaaagcaacATCAGTGGAAAGGAGGCCTGAGAGCTCAtatgggaggaagaggatgacCTTGAAAGTTGGAGTAACGGAAACAGAGTAATATGCAATAGTGCAAAGGCAAGGGCTTCCATGAGGATTAGCAGTAAGAATCCTGCTGTAAATTAAGAGTTCATAAACTGGAAGTAAATGGGGAACAAAAGGAACAACTATGAAACAATAATCATAAAAGTCACCACAGAATACTGATTCTGAGATGTCTACTGAGAATGTGCTGGCAGAGATGGGCACCTGTTAGTGCCACTGGATAAGATATCAGTGAGATCTCAGCAAGAGTCCTCTGTATGGCCCAGGTCACCCATGTTCATGGAAGAAGAATTCCTGTAGGAAGTGGTGTAGATGAGGACTAACAAGGCGAGGTGATCTGCAGTTACCCCCAAAATGACAGACCTTTTCACCACAGCCTGTGGGATTCACCAagcctctccttccctgtgtTGTCCACAAGGCTTTTCCAGCAGGACAATGGACTAGCAATTAGATTTTGTTTCTGGTACTCTTCCAGGGCCTGTTTCAGAGCCCACAGCTCTCCTGTATAGGAAAAGTCCCATTTCCAGCCTCTGTGTCTTTAGGGCCATAATCCATATCCACGTATCCCTCACCGAGTGCCCAACTCATGTCAGGAAGGCTTCAGTAGAGTCTCTGAGCACTACGGCAAGGGAATAAACACTATCAGCTCTGCGACAGAGCAGGGTTTCCAAacccaggttgcccagagtaTCAAGTAACTGGACTCACCGATCTGTACAGCCCTTTCCAAGCTTGCTCCTGTGTTTCAGGATGCAAGTTAGTCAATCACCACGTGGACTATGGCTTAGGAAGTGATTTCTCAACTTGATAAACAAGTGCTTTTTGGAACAACTAGTTCTACAGCACATGAGAAAACaagactttatttttactttttcatttagtCCTAAGTAATACCTAGGAACTGATCCAAGAAACAAGTATAATTGAGCCACTAAGTAACAGTGTCTGAGTATCCACAATATAATTAAAGTCAACAACCTCATGGAATAAATCGTGCTGAAAACTAGCATACTGACACTAAGCTTTAGAAAGAGagatgttttttaaacacaggagCTAGTCAAAAGactatgaataaaaataaacagaacacaTTTCAGACATTTAAAGGTCTTGATATACATATCTGAATGTGTGTTAGCTCTGGCAGAAAACTCACTCACCTACCCGAAATTAACCCTAAAACTAGTTCAAAAGCTAGTTCTACCtgggaaaaacagatttaaacacttcaaaactagattttaaaagttccaaagattaaaagaaagggGGAGCACATAAATAGGAGAAATCTAGTTTCATAGCcatcaaacaattttttttcaaaataactgaaatgattcatttccatttcagtggtggggtggggagaaaagagtaatttcataataaataagtgagggtttttttccccccaaatacTTAAACACATATCTTTGAAATCTGTTTCCACATTTCCCCTGAGAAGAATTTTGCCCCCAGCATTACAGCtttgtgcaaaaataaaagtttctagTGCAAAAATATGTATTGGTTCTAACTGAAACTTCTTCTAACAAAGTGAATCTATGTGTAGTCTTAGGAGTGTTGTAGAAACCACCGTCTGAAGCTTACAGATAATGTCAGTCTCCTGTGGTGGAGGAAGGTTCCCATGCCAGCTTACAgctattttctttcatgcttcCTCCAGCATTTTGGGCCAGGGTGCATTTTAGAAACTCCTCTTTCCATCCTGCACAATGACTTCCAGTGACTTTCTCCTGCCCACAGATGCAGAGCACACCTGCACGTTCAACCTGAGGGGTGTCACTGGACTCTGGGACAACTGGTTGCTCAGTATCCCAGTGCCAAGGAGCAGGACTGAAATTAAACACCATGAAAATGCCCAGATCATTCCTCCCTGACCAAAGCCAGAGAGTGAGAGGATAATTCTTCTTCCATCTGCAGTGTCCTACAGAATTTGGGCCTGCCTCCACATTAGCCATGACCATAAGGAAAGGTTTCCAGCTGGTGAGCTGTGGGGTTTGGTTGGCTGGTTGGCTGATTGATTGGTTGGTAAATTAGGGGTATTTTTAGCCACTGTATTCTGTTGGTAGTGGCAAACGTTTAACCTATTGAAATTCAGAGATTAGTGGCCAGACACAACCTCACAGCTATGGTCTATGGAGTTGTGATCCTCGAAATTATTCCTTGTAATCCATCAGACTTCAAAATGAAGCCCAGTGTCCTGGAAAAATCACAGTCTGGGTATAAATACAGGAGCATTTGGGGTCAGCAGTACAGCTAAATGGGAATTCATTGCTCTCCATTTCTGCTTGCTGTAAAAAGTGAGCCTGGCTCAAGCCTTCAACTCCAATACTCAGCAGTCTCCATGGGATATCACTGAGTTACTTTAAAGACTGACTCTCTCTGTTTGGCCAGGACTTCCCAGAACAGCTGTGTTTGgctgaaacaatgaaaaaagattACTGGTAACGGGAAGTTCTTGAGCACAGAAGACTAAAATTTCACAGAAGCCAGACCAAGTTTATTTAATTCACTGAATAAAGCAACCAAAGCTAAGGGCTAACTCTGTCGCTTCCTTTGGCttcacccccacccacccacacatgTCCACATACACTGATCAGCCTATTTCTACTGCTatctggaaaggaaggaagagagaggatAATGTTAATATTATTTGGATGTTGAAAAAATTGGCAGAGGGTTCTGTGTAGGGATTAAATAATCCATACAAGTAAGTAGAATTGCTTGTACTTCAAGCATCCTATGAAAAACTGAACAAGCAAAAAGTTTGAAGTCTGACTATAAAAACAGAGTGTGCTTCTGGGTTACACTCTTGTGGGAAAGGGGAGCAGaaatctctcttccttttccacccccaccacccTCGCTTCACCACATGAGCACAAAA
It includes:
- the MGP gene encoding matrix Gla protein; this encodes MRTLIILMLLAVFVMAATCYESHESIESHEYLNPFINRRRANDFMQPDARLRGIFQERIRERHKAAREHQRENCEDYYPCKLYNLQHGYAAAYRDDMGRRRTK